From Penicillium digitatum chromosome 5, complete sequence, one genomic window encodes:
- a CDS encoding Myb-related protein B — protein sequence MPRVRRRWTSEEDSVLKKAVTAVMEQSRPIMWRELAKQVPGRSNKDCRRRWWNTLGGGTAKGLWLEEEDKLLTEAVSKHGTDWRRVARDVVSQTPDQCSSHWSQVLDPEINHCDWTGSEDERLLHEVLTNSINWSVIATTHNPRRTTLSLKNRYATLRLRHEKNANGKQSPQEPGESSQDLMDQADDDEDRGDSGQNDESGDEYNYDDIPDLPPITGSSSSYSSMLPATPLDWMDVFNQTGEVPSAPLTSTVVPGGGLVTHFDLGAISEEMGNRPLLESYGDPVDPVDGILTDKSMMGTGTSSSKSTITSDSSTYQVSADLICNGSQLEGIIRTVIQTGAVLNVQIKPR from the exons ATGCCGAGAGTTCGACGTAGATGGACATCCGAGGAGGATTCTGTGTTGAAAAAGGCCGTTACAGCTG TGATGGAGCAGTCTCGACCAATCATGTGGCGTGAGCTTGCCAAACAGGTTCCCGGCCGATCGAATAAAGATTGCCGTCGACGCTGGTGGAATACCTTGGGTGGTGGTACTGCCAAGGGACTGTGGTTAGAGGAGGAGGACAAGCTACTTACCGAGGCAGTGAGCAAGCACGGCACAGACTGGCGTAGGGTTGCACGCGACGTGGTGTCACAAACACCCGATCAATGCTCCAGCCACTGGAGCCAAGTTCTAGATCCGGAGATCAATCACTGTGACTGGACTGGCAGCGAG GATGAGCGGCTGCTACACGAAGTCCTCACAAATAGCATCAACTGGTCCGTTATAGCGACAACTCACAACCCCCGAAGGACAACACTATCCCTTAAAAACCGATACGCGACTTTGCGTTTGAGACATGAAAAGAACGCCAATGGGAAGCAGTCACCACAGGAGCCGGGAGAATCGAGTCAGGATCTGATGGACCAGGCAGACGACGATGAAGACCGGGGCGATAGTGGGCAGAACGACGAGAGCGGGGATGAGTACAATTACGACGACATTCCGGATCTTCCCCCCATAACAGGCTCTAGCTCTAGCTATTCGTCAATGCTTCCTGCAACGCCGTTGGATTGGATGGATGTATTCAATCAAACTGGGGAAGTCCCATCCGCCCCGCTTACCAGCACTGTAGTGCCGGGGGGAGGATTAGTGACGCACTTTGACCTGGGAGCAATATCTGAAGAGATGGGAAACCGTCCGCTTCTAGAGTCTT ACGGTGACCCCGTGGACCCTGTGGATGGAATATTGACGGATAAAAGCATGATGGGCACAGGAACTAGTTCCTCAAAATCTACTATAACAAGCGATTCGAGCACTTATCAGGTATCAGCTGACTTGATTTGCAATGGCTCGCAGTTGGAAGGTATTATCAGGACTGTGATACAGACAGGCGCGGTTCTGAATGTACAGATTAAGCCTAGATAG
- a CDS encoding putative choline dehydrogenase, whose amino-acid sequence MFMHLLLPLVVGILHVCSTTVSASPLGQHPAESVFDYVIVGSGPGGLTLANRLTENPKVSVAVIEAGTWAEDVVGNLSAVPGYGGKYLLKSVNSIPTAIDWDFVTTPQAGINNLVVRYPRGKVVSYLVYQEGCANAQQLGGSSNLNAMAWGESSRGAFSKWAAEVGDKSFTYENIAQYYKKPVRFTPYRAGTRFANATPSYDPAEVGHSGTLDVTYPAYAYSWTTWLAVMLEAAGMPAQNAYIDGSLNGSAWHMSATNQTTGKRSSADTAYLRPVLGRRNLVVFQKTLAERILFSHGNMATGVQASSDNAKFTLHVRKEVIVAGGVFQSPQILQVSGVGPRKLLKKHGIPVVADRPGVGQNMQDQIFADIVYRVNLPTGDTLGITEADIIAFNTNATGPLTNPGGEYGGFEDIPAGLRSGLSPGTLNGLEAYPSDWPDIQYLTLPRFLGDLGTTPSPDDGNNYASLMGIIMKPQSTGSVSISSASMHDPPIINPNWMTTDADLEVMVAIFKRMRQLWRSPVMKNITIGDEVWPGSSVESDKEIIAFLRETVSPMSHATSTCKMGKRSDPLAVVDSKGSVIGVKNLRVIDSSAMPFLPAGGEPQSVVYMLAEKLADTIKAEW is encoded by the exons ATGTTCATGCATCTTCTGCTGCCCCTGGTAGTCGGCATATTGCATGTCTGCAGTACGACGGTTTCGGCGAGCCCCCTTGGACAACACCCGGCAGAGTCCGTCTTTGATTATGTCATCGTTGGCAGTGGCCCCGGGGGCCTGACTTTAGCAAATCGGCTTACAGAAAACCCAAAGGTATCAGTGGCAGTCATTGAGGCTGGTACATGGGCCGAGGATGTGGTGGGAAATCTCAGCGCTGTGCCTGGCTATGGCGGCAAGTATCTCCTCAAGAGCGTCAATTCAATTCCGACTGCCATTGATTGGGACTTCGTGACTACACCACAGGCT GGCATCAATAATCTTGTCGTCCGCTACCCGCGAGGAAAAGTGGTAAGTTATCTCGTCTATCAGGAAGGCTGTGCTAATGCTCAGCAGCTAGGAGGAAGCTCCAACCTCAATGCCATGGCTTGGGGTGAATCGAGCCGCGGGGCCTTTTCCAAATGGGCAGCCGAGGTTGGTGACAAGTCCTTCACCTACGAAAACATTGCCCAGTATTACAAGAAGCCCGTGCGATTCACGCCGTATCGAGCCGGGACTCGTTTTGCCAATGCGACCCCATCCTATGATCCTGCCGAGGTTGGCCATAGTGGGACTTTGGACGTGACATATCCCGCTTACGCGTACAGCTGGACAACATGGCTGGCGGTTATGCTTGAAGCTGCGGGCATGCCAGCACAAAATGCCTACATTGACGGTTCCCTCAACGGATCAGCGTGGCACATGTCCGCAACTAACCAGACAACCGGGAAGCGGTCCTCTGCGGACACGGCATACCTCCGTCCAGTACTGGGTCGGCGCAATCTAGTCGTCTTTCAGAAGACGCTGGCAGAGCGGATCCTGTTCAGTCACGGCAACATGGCAACTGGGGTGCAGGCGAGCTCAGACAACGCAAAGTTTACCCTGCACGTGAGAAAAGAGGTCATTGTTGCTGGTGGGGTGTTTCAATCACCACAAATACTCCAAGTTTCTGGTGTTGGGCCAAGAAAACTGCTTAAAAAGCACGGCATCCCCGTCGTAGCGGACCGGCCAGGCGTGGGTCAGAACATGCAGGATCAGATTTTCGCGGATATTGTCTACCGTGTCAATCTTCCAACGGGGGACACACTAGGCATTACAGAGGCCGATATTATCGCGTTCAATACCAATGCCACTGGGCCTCTGACTAACCCTGGGGGCGAGTATGGCGGTTTCGAAGACATCCCCGCGGGTTTACGATCAGGGCTCTCTCCTGGGACCTTGAACG GTCTAGAGGCCTATCCATCGGACTGGCCGGACATCCAGTACCTCACCCTCCCCAGATTCCTGGGTGACCTAGGTACCACGCCTTCCCCAGACGATGGAAACAACTACGCCAGCCTGATGGGAATCATAATGAAGCCACAATCGACTGGATCTGTATCTATTTCCTCGGCCAGCATGCACGACCCACCTATCATCAACCCTAATTGGATGACGACGGACGCCGACCTCGAAGTTATGGTTGCTATTTTCAAGCGGATGCGGCAGCTGTGGCGGTCCCCGGTCATGAAAAACATCACAATCGGGGATGAGGTCTGGCCTGGATCCAGCGTGGAAAGTGACAAGGAGATCATCGCGTTCCTACGAGAGACGGTGAGCCCTATGTCACATGCAACTTCGACTTGTAAGATGGGGAAGAGGAGTGACCCATTAGCGGTCGTTGACAGTAAGGGAAGTGTGATTGGAGTAAAGAACT TGCGTGTCATCGACAGCTCTGCGATGCCGTTCCTGCCGGCTG GTGGAGAGCCTCAGTCTGTCGTCT ACATGCTAGCTGAGAAATTGGCGGACACGATCAAGGCCGAGTGGTAG